A genomic segment from Nicotiana sylvestris chromosome 1, ASM39365v2, whole genome shotgun sequence encodes:
- the LOC104231693 gene encoding LOW QUALITY PROTEIN: uncharacterized protein (The sequence of the model RefSeq protein was modified relative to this genomic sequence to represent the inferred CDS: inserted 3 bases in 2 codons), whose amino-acid sequence MSANLPILPNTTSIPATRDNLFAAVDLGTNSFKLLIVCADPSTGRFLTLDRFKERVLLGLDTTTTTTSATISTASQLRATTALRKFQNLLQSHRVPPSHSRLVATSAVREASNQSQFLTTIHETLGLQVDVLSGFEEARLIYQGILQFHPVHDRTVLTIDIGGGSTEFVIGKEGNILFSISLALGHVTLTQKFPEITVMREHIKGIIRASGLNGKAKHYDIDKVIGSSGTXLGILRRRFSMAMQVXMEGNVGIFEESRRDWSFTMEELRGLVERLSEEERRVGGKVQRQGFFKKRSEFIVAGAVLLEEIFKELKIEEMEVSGYALGEGVIAEKLGEVFNHYDPRANARWRSVVRLATRFNNKQRMKSAALCYSAAKEMLDGLRKWYETGNGSDGFVVSLEDKDLEYLEAACLLHKIGLYVGKKGYHKQSYHIIMNGDHLHGYNDEEVKLIALLVRRHRKKLLKCDHVVLEELTEEMRGKFRILCAILRVSASIEQLQLVNIDNVEFSHTCEGFKLVLEAGNLPSPDNVLPSVKDFEAELGKELEHFRMVFQERLSIAVTSSTLP is encoded by the exons ACACCACCTCAATTCCCGCCACCAGAGATAACCTCTTCGCCGCCGTAGACCTCGGCACCAACTCCTTCAAGCTCCTCATAGTTTGCGCCGACCCTTCCACCGGCCGTTTCCTCACCCTCGATCGGTTTAAGGAAAGAGTACTCCTCGGCCTTGATACTACCACCACCACTACCTCCGCCACTATCTCCACTGCCTCCCAGCTACGCGCCACGACAGCACTTCGAAAATTCCAGaatcttcttcagtcccatcgcGTTCCTCCCTCCCATTCCCGCCTCGTAGCCACTTCAGCTGTTCGAGAAGCTTCCAATCAATCGCAATTCCTTACCACGATTCATGAAACCCTAGGCCTTCAAGTTGACGTACTCTCCGGTTTCGAAGAGGCCCGCCTTATATACCAAGGTATACTTCAATTCCACCCCGTTCATGACCGTACAGTTCTTACAATTGACATAGGAGGTGGCTCTACTGAGTTCGTAATTGGAAAAGAGGGCAACATTCTGTTCTCCATTTCACTAGCGTTGGGGCATGTCACTTTAACTCAAAAATTTCCTGAAATTACAGTAATGCGGGAACATATTAAGGGAATAATCCGAGCCTCGGGTTTGAACGGGAAGGCTAAGCATTACGATATTGATAAAGTGATTGGTTCATCAGGGAC ATTAGGAATATTGAGAAGGCGATTTTCCATGGCTATGCAAG ATATGGAGGGAAATGTCGGCATATTTGAGGAAAGCAGGAGGGATTGGAGTTTTACAATGGAAGAATTGAGGGGCTTAGTGGAGAGGTTGAGCGAGGAAGAGAGAAGAGTTGGGGGGAAGGTTCAAAGGCAGGGCTTTTTCAAGAAGAGGTCAGAATTTATTGTGGCAGGGGCAGTTTTATTGGAGGAGATATTTAAGGAACTTAAGATTGAGGAGATGGAGGTTTCTGGATATGCATTAGGGGAGGGTGTGATTGCGGAGAAGTTAGGGGAGGTTTTTAATCACTATGATCCGAGGGCGAATGCGAGGTGGAGGTCTGTAGTGAGGCTCGCGACAAGGTTTAATAACAAACAGCGCATGAAATCTGCTGCGTTGTGCTATAGTGCTGCGAAG GAGATGTTAGATGGTTTGAGGAAATGGTATGAAACAGGCAATGGTTCTGATGGGTTCGTTGTATCCTTGGAGGATAAAGATCTTGAGTATCTCGAGGCAGCTTGTTTGCTTCACAAAATCGGTCTTTATGTTGGTAAAAAGGGCTACCATAAGCAGTCTTACCATATTATAATG AATGGCGACCATCTGCATGGTTATAATGATGAAGAGGTTAAG TTAATAGCTCTACTTGTGCGGCGCCATAGAAAGAAACTTCTCAAGTGTGATCATGTTGTGCTTGAGGAATTAACAGAAGAG ATGAGAGGGAAATTCAGAATTCTTTGTGCAATTCTACGTGTATCTGCTTCAATAGAACAACTTCAGCTGGTCAACATCGACAATGTGGAATTCTCACATACCTGTGAAGGATTTAAATTG GTGCTTGAAGCAGGAAATTTGCCCTCCCCTGATAATGTGCTGCCATCAGTGAAAGACTTTGAGGCAGAGCTTGGTAAAGAGTTGGAGCACTTCAGAATG GTGTTCCAGGAAAGATTGTCAATTGCTGTCACTTCAAGCACTTTACCATAA